The following is a genomic window from Desulforhopalus sp..
CCTGCCCTCGGCGGTCGGTGTCGTTGTACAGAATGTCTCAACGGCCAAGGCCATCTATGATGCGGTTGTGTATCGTAAACCCTTGTACGAGAAGGTCATTACCGTGGCCGGCAAAGGCATTGGCAGACCGGCCAATTTGCTGGTGAAGATCGGCACAAAGGTGAGTGATATAGTCGAGTATCTCGGGGGAACGCAGCCCGGTCTGACGAAAATCATACTTGGTGGGCCGATGATGGGATTTGCTGTCTCAAACCTTGATGTGCCGGTTACCAAGACCACCTCAGCGGTGCTGTTTCTAACTGAAGATGAAGTTGATACCAAACCCCATTCCCAGTGTATCAGGTGTGGTTGGTGTCTTGAGGCCTGTCCGATGGGCTTGGAGCCAAAAGAAATAGCTCTTCATGTTGAGGCAAACAAAGCAGAGGCCACCGAACCATTTGGGGTTTTTGACTGTTTTGAGTGCGGTTCCTGTGCCTATGTTTGCCCGGCGAAGCGTCCTCTCGTGCAATTTGTGCGCTTGGCAAAGATGAAGGCGAAGCGACCATAACAGGGTCGAAGAAGAGTCGGCAAGATTTTACCTAAAATGATTAATCCCGATAAACGGGGTTTGGACGATAAAGAGGAGGCTTTGGGGAGAGTCGTGAGCAAACAGCAAACGTTGGACGACCAATCGGCTGCACCTGCGAGTTTGTGGAAGGTTTCCACTTCGCCGCATCTGAAAAGCAATGAATCGGTCGAAAAAATCATGTGGACTGTTGTGGCCTGTCTGGTGCCACCACTGATTCTGTCGGTATTCGTCTTCGGCATACAAACCCTCCTGATCACAGCAGTTTCAGTTGTCAGTTGCGTGGTTGTCGAGTGGGCGAGCCAAAAATTGCTCGGTCGGCCGGTGACCATCAAGGACGGCAGCGCGGTGTTGACTGGAATGCTTATGGCCTTTGTCATTCCACCCGGGGTGTCGCCTCTTCTGCCGATTTTGGCGGCTATCTTCGCAATATACATTGGCAAACACCTTCTCGGCGGCATTGGCTACAATTTCTTTAATCCGGCTTTGCTCGGCAGGGCATTTCTCTTGGCATCATTTCCGGTTGCCATGACGTCCGCCTGGTTGCCGCCGGTGAAAAATCTGGCAATTTTCTCATACCTTGGCGGTGCGGTTGATGCAGTCTCAACGGCAACGCCCTTGGCGGTAATGAAAGAAAAGGGAATGGTTGCCTTTACCGAGGCCTTCGGCAGCGGCAGCGATCTGTACGGCAGTTTCTTTTTTGGCTGGCGCCCGGGTTGTATAGGAGAAACCTCCGGTTTTCTGCTGGTCCTCGGCGGACTCTATCTCCTCTACCGTGGCTACATTTCCTGGCATATCCCAGTTTCCCTTTTAGGCACCATCGCCGTCCTGACCTGGATATTCGGCGGCGAAGGGTATCTGACCGGGGATCCATTGCTTGCCGTGTTGTCCGGTGGTGCCATCCTTGGCGCTTTCTACATGGCCACGGATTATGTGACCAGCCCGAGCAATAAGACGGCAAAGATATTTTTTGGAATCGGTGTCGGAGCACTGACTGTACTTATTAGGATGAAGGGGGGATATCCAGAGGGTATCTGTTACGCCATCCTGCTGATGAATCCTCTCAGTACCGTTCTTGATGGGTGGTTCAAGCCCGTGCGTTTTGCACCGCCGGTTGGAGGTGCAAAATGAAAAATATCATCACCATAGTCTTTCGTCTTACCGTGTCTTGTCTGTTGGCGGCAAGCGTAATGGGCTTGTGCTTTGTCCTCACCAGCAACGCCAAAAAGCATAATGAGCATGTACAAGAGCAGCGGGTAATGTATGAGCTGCTGGGGTATAAGGGCGGGGCAAAGATTCCCTCAACCATGGCTCTGCACGAGGTGTACCGGTATGTTATCACCGGCGCCGATAAACAATCTATCGGCTATCTTGTTCCACAAGGGCATGGCAAGGAGAAGGGTTTCCTGTTCGTTAACATCGACCTGAACGGCAAGCTTCTGGCAAACAAGGCGGTTGTTCTCAGTGAGACTGAGGCCCTAGAGTCGAAGACGCGCGACAAGGCTGTTGCACAGGCGGCTGGCCCAGGCTATGCGGTGAAATTTGCCGATCAGACCATCGTCGTCACCAATAATGGCGCCCGCGTTGCCTACCTTCTAGGCGGAAAATTCCAAGGCTTTAAAACCTTTGTCAACGTCATGCTGGCAGTCGATCCAAAGTTTGCCCTCCTTGGCTTGGAGGTTCTTGAGCATGAAGAAGATCCGGGGCTTGGTGCGGAGATCGACCAAGACTACTTCAAGAATCAGTTTAAAGGCAAACCCTTTGAGGCATTGAAAGCGATTGAGGTTGTTAAAGCGCCGATTCCTCCTGATTATCTTCAGGCCTTGAACGGCAAGGTCGGTGAAGAGGACATCGCGAAATTTCGCGAACAGTATAAGGATAAGGCAGTGTATGCGCTTACCGGAGCCACTATTTCCAGTAAGGCGGTGGCTGAAGGGGTGAAGGGCATTGTTACCAAGTTCGCGTATCGTATCAATGTCCTGGATAAGATTTTGAAAGAACAGCAACTCGCTGTGTCGTTTTAACACCCCGCAAGGGGGAAGAAGTATCTTCACAAAAGGCATTTTTAAACCAAGAATTGCACGAAGGTACTCATTACTGTGAGAGGAAGTCGACGTGGCTAATGATAAAACAAGCATGCAGCTGATTACGCGCGGCATCTTAAGCGAAAACCCGATCTTTAAATTGGCACTTTCCATGTGTCCGGCCGTTGGTATTTCCACTACGGTCATGAACGGGTTCATGCTCGGCATAGCCGTACTCTTTGTACAGGTCTTTTCAAG
Proteins encoded in this region:
- a CDS encoding RnfABCDGE type electron transport complex subunit D, with the protein product MSKQQTLDDQSAAPASLWKVSTSPHLKSNESVEKIMWTVVACLVPPLILSVFVFGIQTLLITAVSVVSCVVVEWASQKLLGRPVTIKDGSAVLTGMLMAFVIPPGVSPLLPILAAIFAIYIGKHLLGGIGYNFFNPALLGRAFLLASFPVAMTSAWLPPVKNLAIFSYLGGAVDAVSTATPLAVMKEKGMVAFTEAFGSGSDLYGSFFFGWRPGCIGETSGFLLVLGGLYLLYRGYISWHIPVSLLGTIAVLTWIFGGEGYLTGDPLLAVLSGGAILGAFYMATDYVTSPSNKTAKIFFGIGVGALTVLIRMKGGYPEGICYAILLMNPLSTVLDGWFKPVRFAPPVGGAK
- a CDS encoding FMN-binding protein; the protein is MKNIITIVFRLTVSCLLAASVMGLCFVLTSNAKKHNEHVQEQRVMYELLGYKGGAKIPSTMALHEVYRYVITGADKQSIGYLVPQGHGKEKGFLFVNIDLNGKLLANKAVVLSETEALESKTRDKAVAQAAGPGYAVKFADQTIVVTNNGARVAYLLGGKFQGFKTFVNVMLAVDPKFALLGLEVLEHEEDPGLGAEIDQDYFKNQFKGKPFEALKAIEVVKAPIPPDYLQALNGKVGEEDIAKFREQYKDKAVYALTGATISSKAVAEGVKGIVTKFAYRINVLDKILKEQQLAVSF